A region of the Salvelinus namaycush isolate Seneca chromosome 13, SaNama_1.0, whole genome shotgun sequence genome:
TTTCGTGCAAAAGTTTTCCGTTTGGAGTTTGCAACAGAATTGgcataatgaatacaccccagatgAACAAGCCCCAAAGTCTTTTTTTTGTTTAGTGCTTTAACAGTACAAGCCATTTCATAGGTATTAAATACTCCATATTAGACAGAGAAATCTAACATCTTGTTGCTTGGAGTAACTGATCCCCTCAACCTACAAGCCAGATTCCCCACCAGAAATTTTTTAATAAAAAGTACTAACAGCCACATCCTCCCACTTCTCTTCAGGACCCCAAAGCCAAATCCTCTTATGCCTGTGGCTAGTGCAGATAGAATATACTTCATAATCATCCTCTTTATCGTTTCAGAATTTAACATTCAACACCATGGAGAACTTACAACCACAACACAAAAACTCAGATCATAGGTCCCTAACAACATCTAACGTCACATCTCCCCACCCACGAGAATACCTTGATGTCCACCTCCATGGAGAGCATCATCACTGCACtgtctgtaaatcagtcagtttatAAGGAGCTCTTCCTGGAGTGCTTTTTTCTGACCAATCAGGGGAAGCGGGCAGGCAATGATGCCCCTGTAAGACCCCACTTGGGCATGCCTTGGAGTGAGGGGTTTTCTTTGACACCGTAACAGTCAACAGTCAGTTCCTTATCTCCCCCAATTCCCCCTCCAGTTGTTGGTTACTGCCAGTGCGCAGTTCTCTCTGACATCATTGCTAGCAGCGGCGACACCATCACAAGATGACACAGTGGACTTTGTGAGAACCCGCAGATCGTTCTCCTCGCCacttcatcttcttcttcttcttcaggcTCCTCTCTGGGATCTGCTGCCTGcacaggaggaagagaaagaaagacagagcaaaatagagagaagggatgggggagaaagagggtggaggaaaaaaatatatataattagtAGGAAAGGAGGGTATGTAAAGGAAGGAGTAGACAAGAGAATGAAAGGACAAGAGAAGGGAGCGTGAGGGTTAAAATCAGATAGTCTTGCTGCTTGGGTAGCTTGGCTAGAGGGCCTCAAAGTCTTTGTGGAACTCTAAATGCCTGACAAACAGATGAGTGGGCCCTCCAGCAGGATATGACCACACCGAACATCAACACATACTGGATTCCTCTGAAATTACACGTCTGTTCATTCAGGACATAGTTACAGTTTCCCCCAACCCTTTAACAGACTTTTGCTGGCATTcatgctatatacagtatgtttgcaAAGGGAAACCAAAATGGTGGTTCTCTATTAGTCAAGCATGAATTGAATCCAATATTATGATCAAGCCTATACAATTCTTAAAACATAGCCATCAAGTCTAGTAGTTTGGCCGACCTTATAACCCTGACTAGTTCATGGAACGCCTTGTCCACATTCATAGGGGGATCCTTGGCACTTGTCTCAATGTATGTGAtctgtgaaaaaaaaaaaaaaaacattgatcaAACATTCTCAGGAAAATGACATAGTACACAAGCAAAAAAATTGAATAGTCTCCGACTTTGCTAGTGCTACAAGGTATACACAAATACTAATGATGCTTTTCCGGCTCATAACAAGAGATGCGAATTTTGCAAGTAAAAACAAAATGTAAGCTTAAATCTGCAAACCCAATTTTATACACTCTTACACTTGGTGGTGTCCTCTGAAATAGTGTGTTCTAAAACAGTAAATGCCAAGCTTGGCTATATTTGTGATTTCCCCCCCACCACAGAGCCTCCGTGCAGTCTTTCCCAGAGGCCTATATCACACCCTGTAGCTAACGCTGAGTCAGCGTCCCTGCCTGCCCTGCACAAAAAAAAACTCTCTCCCAGGGACAGCAGCCCAGAGCACACAGCCCATAGAACAACCCCAGTCATTGACAACAGCAGTGGGCAAAGGACTTCTACAGGTTCAACTACGGCCCTGACTTTTTCCTGACCATGAAAGACTGGCCAAAATTATCCATTCAAACTTTATCAAGTGTACATTAATCAATTTGGACACTGTACTGCATCAAACAAGATATTAAAAACAAAGGATTCAGACATCAAGCTGCCCCACTCCTTGTCTGAGCTGACACTGTACTCACATTGTGTTTGGCAGCCATTTCCTGCCCCTGGTCGCTGGTGATTTTGCGGAGGTGAACCAAGTCCACCTTATTGGCCACCAGCACCATGGGGAAGGCCTCCCTGAAGGAGAGCAGAAGGAAGGAGAAGGACTGAAGAGCAGATGCATCTCATTCAACATTACATGTGTACAGTTACACCATTATACAGCTGACAACCTGACTGGAATGTAAACATTGGATGGGGAAGGACTTGTTTGTTTACCTTTGTCGTGAACAAGAGATACAAAAATGAAAGCATGTGTAGATGAACCCTTTACCAGTGAGAGGGTTAGAGGGAACACACAAAAGACTGCGGCAGTAAACCCAGTCGGAGGCATTCGTTACAGTAGCAGCAGTCTCGTCTAGGTGTCTGGCCCATAAGGCACGCATCGTTATCAAGAGCTGGGCCTCACCTGTCTTTGACCCTGAGGATGAGCTGGTGGAAGCGGTCCACATGTTCAAAGCTGGCCTTGTCTGTCACAGAGAACACGATGAGGAAGCCGTCCCCCGTCCTCATGTACTGCTCCCTCATAGCACTGAACTCCTCTTGGCCTGCCGTATCCAGCACTGTGCAATTACACACATACAGGTACCAGTGTTACAGTTTTTACAAGATGCTACTGGGAATCATCTTCTTGCTTATTTTCATATGAATGATTGGAAAAGCAACAAGCTATCAATTGCAAACAAATGCACATATTGTATAGGTCTAAATCTGTGAAACTATATGGGAATACTGTGCCACAAAAGTATGTTTCATTAAAATTCTAAACATAATTGATAAAGGACACCAGCCCCcccccaacccagagagagacagtgagaaaaTGTCTCCCTACCATCCAGGATGGCCCACTGTCCAtctatctctgtgtgtttcaggtaGGAGTCCTCAATGGTTGGGTCGTAGTCAGACACAAAGATCTTCTGGAAGAACTGGATGGTGAGAGCGCTCTTCCCCACTCCACcatcccccaccaccaccagcttGTACGTGAGGAGGTTGTCGCTAGGAACCGCGCTGCTGGTTGCCATGACGACAGGCAGCTGGCTAtacctggaacacagcaggagaggagggagggagagatgaggagtaTGAGACTGCTGCTGCTAATTCATAGCCAGGCAGACCAGAGTACACAGAACCATGCATCACACACCAGCCTCTCACAGAGAGAACATCAGCTAGCTATCGACACCTCAGTCAATCTCAGCTAGAAGGGCTTGCCGAAAGTGCTGTAGTAAAGAATAGGAAATAGATGTATACAACGTGTGTAATAATACTGTAATAAACCAAACACCTGGTGCAGCAGTCTTTTAGATAAAAATGTGTTTACTGTATATGACTGAGCTGGAGAAAACCCCCTGGTCACTGATTGGCTGTCTGTATGAGGAAGTGCCTTgcatagccagccagccagtcagtggtGTAATGGCGAGGCTCTCCCTCCTATTATGTAGGCTATTCCGTTTTCTCCTTATGAGACTGTCAGAATAACATGGAGCACCAACCACTCTCCCAGCACCATTATGAGCAGGGGAAATACGGTCTAGACATATTGATTACTGTGCTTTGTAATTATGGCTttcggaaagagagagagaaaaaaaaaaaaaaaaactgtcctCGACTTCTCTGAAAGAATAGCCTCTAAAGCAACTGTGGTGGTGCAATTTCACCAGCTTCCACAAAAACTACTCCAAATTCAGATTCACTGAACAGATTGGTTTAATATTCTGTTGCCTGACAACGTTTTCCATCTCCCACTTTATttaaaatggctgtttttctacTGCGATTTAGTAAGAACCTGGTCCTTCAAAAACATGGACACATTACAGCAAATTCTTTCATGAACCCAATGCTGTATTGGCAAAAGGCAACAGCTTTCACAAGACATGTCAAGCCACTAAGAGAGTGGTTGATAAACAAGGAAAAGCAAACTGAGGACAACTAGCTTGAAAAACAGCACAGACTGTGGTGGTGGTCATCCCCAACCATTAAAAGTATTAGAACTTTCTCCAACAGCAGGATAGCGTGAGGGAATATGCTTGAATGTCTTTGAACATGCCTGACCTCAAGCTGCATAGGACAGGCTAAGggcagaggacaggctgtgcaTGCATTCAGAGAACACAGCCTTGGCTCAGCCCAGGCAGTGGGTAGAGAACATGGCAGTGGGCCGCAGGAAACAGCTGTCAGCTGGTGACGGCAGCCCTGCCACCTTCCTGCTCGACACAATAGAGGGAAGGAAAGACATTTCCTTCCTCAAGCGGCCCAGTCAGACCCCTGGAGAAGGATATACTGTAGGAGCTCCCTGCCTCCCTCACAAGGGAACAGCTAGCTAGAGGGAACAACCTGCACACCCcaaaacatactgtaccacttCATCAGTCAGATGAAGGCCCAAAAAGTTGTCACGTCATAGgcccagtcacccaagtcatagaccattctctctgcttccgcacggcaagcggagcgccaagtctaggtccaaaaggctccttaacagcttctacacccaagccataagaccgctgaacaattaatcaaaacGGCCACCCACACGATTGCATTGACACCACTTccccttttgtttttacactgctgctactttatTATCTCAAAATGCATTTATTATCTCAAAATGCAtgtgagccaatcagttgtgttgtgacaaggtagggttggtatacagaagatagccctatttggtaaaagttcattagagttaccagcctcagaaattgcagcccaaataaatgattcacagagttcaagtaagacatctcaacatcaactgttcagaggagattgtgtgaatcagaccttcatggtcaaattgctgcaaagaatccactactaaaaggacaccaataataagaatagacttgcttgggccaagaaacacaagtgagacattagaccggtggaaatctgtcctttggtatgaCGAATCaaaattttggttccaaccgcggtgtctttgtgagacgcagaataggtgaacggatgatctccgcatgtgtggttcctactgtgaagcatggaggtggtgtgatggtggggGGGTGCTTCatttagaattcatggcacacttaaccagcatggctaccacagtattctgcagcggtacgccatcccatctggtttgcacttaatgggactatcatttgttttcaacaggacaatgacccaacacacctccaggctgtgtaagggctatttgaccaagaaggagagggatggagtgctgcatcagatgacctggcctccacaatcacccaaccagattgagatggtttgggatgagttggactgcagagtgaaggaaaagcagccaacaagtgctcagcatgtgggaactccttcaagacggttgaaAAAGCATTTCAGGAAAAgcgttccaggtgaagctggttgagagaatgccaagcttgtgcaaagctgtcatcattgcaaagggtggctacatttgtttaacacttttgtttactacatgattccatttgttatttcatagttttgatgtcttcactattattctacaatgtagaaaatagtaaaaaataataataataacttgaataggtgtgtccaaacttttgactggtactgtatatctttttttacttttgtttatttagtcaatattttcttaaccatttcttgaactgcattgttggttaagggcttgaaagtaagcatttcacggtaaggtctacaactgttgtactcggcgcatgtcacatataacattttattttaagtACCGCTGATCACCCAATACATACCATTTCTTACCACTCAAGTCCAGCTCAGATCTGTCTCACTCATCTAGGATTCTCACCTAGGTGCTGACGGCTGAACAATGACTAAGGGAGTGCTGACTGATGCCCTTTAGACAGGAAAACTTACCAATCACATACTGGACATCGCTGTACTCTGAAATGGACAGCTTTGTGCTCGGTACTCTAGACCACGTGTGTCAACTCATCATTTAATCTGATCAGAACTCATGCATTACATATTTTGCTACTAAAAGACTGACTGTACATAACTTGGTAAAGAGTAGGTTGTGACTTGAGATAAGATGCCTCAACAACGTTGGCCTACCTCACCAGGCTGCTGTCAGTGGACTTTGTTGCATTTCATACAGTAACACCTTGTGGGAGTTATTTGGTTGACACAGCTCAATAAACATGCTTCTCTAAAACAAAACAAGAGTTGAAGCTGCTTTGATCAAGTTTAAATTAAATGCAGTACCGTCAGTGGCATTTCAAGTTCTTTGATTGAATAACAAGTGAAAAAGCTTCACCATCATGCCACTCTTGTTGCAGAATTATCTGGTGATTTCACTAGGCTATTAATAGTCAGATGAATATGTGTAGCTATATTGATGGTTGCCTTATACATCAGACTGTTACCGTGGTTACACGATGGCTATTCAGTCTGAAAGAAGTCACCCTAAAAAAAGATGCAAGTCTACATGCCAGAATgttaaataaaattatattttttaaaaactttaccGGTTGTCTGTGCTGTTGGTCCTTTTGACGGTAAGAACAGGAGCTAAAATGTCCACAGGAAAGTAATATTAACCTGAGTTCTTGGGGCACCAGTCTGTACATGGCTCTGTCAGCTTGTATTTCCGGTTTGCATTTTCAATCTCCTGATGCATTGCACGTGATGCACAATATGTAAACAATAGTAGAAGATAacagttagagcattgggccagtaaccaaaaggtcactggttcaaatacACCAGCTGTCAAGGTGACAaatagggttaagtgtcttgcccttgagcaagacacttaaccctaatttgcaaACTAACAGAACCATATACTGACCAGCAAATTGAAAGTCAGGCTAATAACACTtccctgtggatattttgtctcagATCACCTCTGACATaaggaaaaaaaggaaaaaagaaCACAACAGGTAAAGTATGTCCAAATTAggtttattcaacattctgactTGTAATGGGACTGCTTGGAAATGTTGAGCCTATATGTTAGAGACGAGAGTATAAGTCCTCCTTCCTCTCAATTGGATTCTAAAAGGGACTAATATATTGAAGGCTGCATAATGGTGGGTGACCTCATCCTATGATGTGGTGCCTGAAGAATCCTTCAATAGAAATTCTGTAATGATTATAATGTATCTATTCATACATGCCTAGTTGAAAAGGCTAGTGTGAAG
Encoded here:
- the LOC120058309 gene encoding ras-related protein M-Ras-like, with product MATSSAVPSDNLLTYKLVVVGDGGVGKSALTIQFFQKIFVSDYDPTIEDSYLKHTEIDGQWAILDVLDTAGQEEFSAMREQYMRTGDGFLIVFSVTDKASFEHVDRFHQLILRVKDREAFPMVLVANKVDLVHLRKITSDQGQEMAAKHNITYIETSAKDPPMNVDKAFHELVRVIRQQIPERSLKKKKKMKWRGERSAGSHKVHCVIL